The genomic interval TGTTAGAAAATTTAAAAGAATTTATCTTAGCAAATGACTATGAAGTAAGTATAGAAGGACATACAGACTGGATAGGAAGTAACGCCTATAATATGGGCTTATCGCTAAAGAGAGCGAACAGTACAAAAGAAAAACTTATAGAATTAGGTTTACCGGCTGAAAGAATAGTGGGAATAAGTGGAGAAGGAGAGGAAAAACCAATAGCTACAAATGAAACATCAGAAGGAAGAGCGCAAAATCGTAGAGTGGAATTCCATTTGGAGAAAAGATAGAGTTAGGTTGGAGGAAATATGGTAAAAAATCAGTTAAATCAAATTGAAAAAAATCTACGATATATTGCAAAAAGAAATAAGGGAATAAGCTACTCAATAGGATTAGTTTTGGCATATTTAATGTTGGGAATAAATGCTTTTTCACAAGATGTAAATACAGCAGCTGTAAGTAAACAGGAGATTGGAAAATCAGCTGATAATTTAACTGAAGTATTGAAAGAAATAAGAGCTGAAAATGAAAAGAAACTAAAGGGAGCTAATTTAGAATTAGTTCAACTTATGGAACAAGGAAATCAAGTAGTAAAATCACCATGGTCATCATGGCAATTTGGAATGAACTACATATATGAAAGCTGGGGAGGAAGCTACAAAGGTAGAGGAGATAAGAAACAAAAATATCCTTATGAAGGAGTGTTTACAAGAAGTGAAGATATTTTTGCAAGATCAGTTTCTCCAAATAGTAAAAATTATGCAAAATATATAAGAGAAACAAGGGATTTAGAACTTCAAAGATTGGAAAAGCTTGGGATAGATCCATCTAAATCTGCAACTACTTCAATAAGAGGTGAACAATCTTCTTATGGTTTGGAATCTTCTGTTTTAGATCAAGAGCCTGTAGCAACTTTAAGTTTACTTGCTTCGGTTAAACCAAGAGATATTAATAAGGTGGCACCTACTGTAAACTTAGGAACAATACAAGGTCCAGGAGAAATAACATTTAATATTGAACCACCTCAAGTAGAGATAACTATACCTCAAATACCATCTGTTTCGTTTAATCCTGTAAGACCTGTAAAACCAGGTTTGCTTGGAGTCCCTTCAGGAAATATGAAAGTTTCAGCTTATTTAAATAAAAATGATGGAGGAGCTGCAGTTAGACCTTATCCTGATTTAATCACACTTGAATCTACAGGAACTGTTGCCTTAGCAGGAGTTACAGGAGTTCATGCTAATAATCCGGGAGAAGGGCTTATAGATGGTGTAACTGCTTCTAAAAATAAGGCAAATTATGCACTTATTGGGACTTCTAATGGAGGAGAAAATTTCAAAACATATTTTGAGTTTATACCAACAACAGCTGGTCAGACAGCGACTTTCGCTACAGATATTGTAATAGATTCGATTGATTCAAGTGGAACAGGTTTCTTAAAAGGTGGCTCAAGGGTTGGAACTCTTGATAATGGCTCTGGAACAATAAAGAATGAAGCTGAAGTAAATTTAGCTGGTCCTATGGTTGTAGGTTTTGTTGCTGAAACAAATTCGAATGGTGTTGCTGGAGAAAGAAAATTATTAAATACAGGAACTATAACAGATGCAGTTGAAAGTACACATTATCAAAATGAAGCTGGACTTGGTGGTCTAAAAGTTCCTGTTGGTGGCTATTATTCTGATGGAAGTAAAAATGATAATGGAGGAGCTTCAGCTACAACAACATTGACTTTGCCAGGCTATAACGAGATGGGAACTATAACAGTAACAAGAACTCCTGGTCGAGGAACATATAATCCTGTAACTGGTAAATGGACAGGTAGAACAGGGGGAGGTTATGTAGGCTATAAAATAGGACTTCTTTTAACTAAAGAAGATGATGATGGAGCAAATAACTATAAACTTGAAAATACTGGAAATATAAATTTTGCTGGAACAAACTCAATAGGAATACAGATAGAAGCAGATGATGCTCCAAATACTAAGGTTAATGCTTTGAATACAGGGAAAATAAGTCTTGGAGGAGGCAATAGTTTCGGAATGAAACTATCTTCAAGAGTGGCAGATAATGCAGACATAATAAAAAATACAGGAACTATAACAACTGGTTCAGGAAACAGTGCTGGAATAGCTGTAATAGAAGAAACAAATAGAACAGGTAATAATTCAATAAGAGCATATCAAGGAAAAATAACAAATAGTGGAACGATAAATGTAAATGGAACATCAAGTTCAGGAATGTATTTAAAAATAAAAGCAGATGATGATTTAACAAATGCAACAGGTGGAACAATAAATGTAAATGGGACATCAAGTTCAGGTATGAGTGTCGATCTTGGAACAGCTGATACTACAGCAGGAACAGCACCTAAAGTTATTAATAAAGCTGCTATAAATGTAAATGGTGATAATAGTATAGGAATGGTTGCTAATGGTGCAGGGACTCAGGCTAACAATAATGCTGGAGCTACTATAAGTCTAAATGGTGGAAAGGTCGGAAGAGCAGGAATGTATGCAGCCAGCGGAGCTAGTATAACTAATGCTGGTACAATTACTGGTAATGGATCTAAAACAGTTGGAATGGTTATAGACGATGCTTCTACAGGAACTAACACAGGTACTATTAATTTAAGTGGAAGCCAATTAGCTGGTGTATATAATGAAAATTCATTCTCTATGACAGCTGGAAGTATAAATATTAGTGGAACAGGAGCAGGAGTATATGCAACAAAGGGAACAAGTTCAACTACTCTAAGTGGCGGGAACATAAAAGCGACTAATGGAGGAATAGCCCTTTATGCAGAAAATGGAGCAGTTATAGAATTATCGAATACTGCTACTGTAACAGCGGGGAATAGAGGTCTACTATTCTATAGTAATCCTACGAATCCTACAACACATTCAGGAAGATTCAGATTAGCTGGCAATGTGAAAGGTAAAGTTGAGAACGGGGGAATAGCATTTTATTTAAAGGAAGCTTATACATTAGCTGATATAACAACATCTTTAAATACAATGATTACTAAAACTAATCCAACAGATACTCTTACGGTTGATATTACGGGAGATAATTCATCATTATTTGTTATCAAAAATAACAGTATAAATACAGCAACTGATATAAATTTAAGTGAAGTAAGCACTCCTAATAATTTTTTAGGGCCTGTAACCTTAGGTACAGTACCGGCAGGATATAAAATATTAAAAATAACAGGGGCAAAATTAAATATAGATGCAGCCTTAGGAACAGATGTAAACTTAGATGATGCTAATCATGTCTATCAAAGAGTTGCATTTGAGTCATCAAGTGTGGATATAAATAAAAATATGACAGGGACAAAGGCAAATCAAGTTGCTGTAGGTCAAAGAAATAGCATTGAAACAGCAAATCCAAGCAAAGTAAAGATTGTTAATAATGCTGAAGTTACTTTGAGTGGAAATAATTCAACAGGTCTTGCAGTGGAAACAGGAGAAATTGAAAACAAAGGAACAGTTTTAGTTAATGGAGAAAGAAGCACAGCTCTATATGGTGCAGATGGTTCAACTGTAAAAAATACAGCAACAGGAACTCTTAATGTAGGAACTAAAGGTGCTGGAATATTAGCTCAAAACAACCTTCAAGGTACAGAAGTTTCAGGAAATATAAATATAATAAATGAAGGAAAAATAATTGCAAATACTGGTGGAGAAAAAGTTATAGGTATACATGCGGATAATACTAGAAGTAAAATTTCTACAATAGATCATAAAGCTGGAGCAGAAATTGATCTTACAAATGCAACTGGAAGTTTAGGAGTATTCACTACAAATTCTCAATTAAAAGTTGATGGACTTATAAAAGTTGGAAGTGGAAGTGCTGGGGTGGAAGCTCGTAATTCAAAAGTTGATGTTACTTCAGGGCAAGTTGAATTAGGAGAAAAATCTATAGCTTTTATACTTAAAAACTTTGGACCTGTTGCAGGAAATCCTGGGTATTTTAATGGTACAGGTGGTTCAATAACATTAAATGGGAAAGATTCTGTAGCATATCTATTTGAAAATGCAAATGTAAAATCAGGTACAATGCCAGCAGGAAACTTTGTTGATAATTTAACACTTACTCATAACAATAATAAATATACTTATATTTATGCAAAAGATAGTAATTTAATTTATGAAAATACTAAAACAATAGATACAGATGGCTCTACTTTTGTCAATGCAAACAACTCATCTGTTGAGTTAGGTGCTGCTAACAATTTAACAAGTGCAAAAGCAAATGTAGTAGGAGTATATTTAAAGAATGCAGTTGGAAAGTCAGCAGTAAATAAGGGAACTATTGATTTTTCTGGAGATAAAGCTGTAGCTATGTATGGAGAAGGTGGCGGAGAATTAGCTAATGAAAAAGATATAACAGTTTTTTCTAATGGTGTGGCACTTTACAATAAAACAGGCTCTACAGCTGTAAATAAAGCAACAGGAAATATAGTTCTTGATGGTGACTATGGAATAGGAATGCGTTCAGATAATGCAGATCTTTTAGCCTCTTCAATTAATAAAGGAAAAATTAGAAGTTCAAAATTAAGAGCAGTTGGAATGTCTGCAAGTGATGGAGCAAATTCAATGTTAAATGATGTAGGAGCAACTATAGAATTTACTGGGCAACAATCTATAGGAATGCATACGGATAGCTTAGGTACAGCAGGGCATGAAATAAGAAATGAAGGAACTATCAAACTTGTTTCTGCAACAGATTCTACAAAACCTAATATAGGTATTTATTCAGAGCATACAAAAGACAGAATAATAAATAACAGTCTAATAGAATTAGGAAATCAAACATTAGGAATATACTCAAAAGGTGGGGGAAATATAAACCTTGGTGCAAATTCTGAAACTAAAGTAGGAACTAATGCAACAGCTATATTCTCTACAGGAGGGAATATAGATATTGATAATGGAGCAAAACTTTCAGTGGGTCCTAAACCTGCTAAGGATCAAGAATCAGTTGTTTTATATTATTCAGGTTCGAATGGAACAATTACTAATAAAACTAGTGATATAACAATAGGAGATGGTTCATTAGGTTTTGTAATGAAAGGTGGAGCAAATAACACTCTTAACAGCTATAATCCGTCAAATGGAATAGTTAATGTAGGAAAAGAAACAGTATTCATTTATGATAATTCTCAAAGTACTGTAAATAACTGGACTAATTTAAGATCTACAGGAGATGATAACTATGCTATCTATACAAATGGTGGTGGAAGAAATAGAGGAAACATAGATTTTGCACAAGGAAAAGGAAATGTTGCTATATATAGTTATCTTCATGATCCTAATTATATGAATAATATAAATGCAAAAGGAGAATACATTGCTAAAAATGTCCCAGCAACTTATACAAATGATGGAGTTATAAATGTTTCAGCATCTGATCTTACTAATGCTTTTGACCAAAAATTCGGAATTGGAATGGGAGCAGGTTATGTAAAAGAAAGAATAGTAATAAATTCTCAAGGTAAAAAAGAGATAAAAAGAGATGTTCTTGGTCTAGGAAATATTGAAAATGGAGCTAATGGAATTATTAATGTTACTACTCCAAACAGTATAGCTATGTATGCAGGAGGGGTAGGTTCAAAGGCTGTAAACAGAGGAAAAATTAATTTGAGCGGTCCTGAGCTAAATGTAGGAATGTTCCTTGAAGATGGAGCAGTAGGCTATAACTATGGAGAAATAAATGTAGGTTCTACAGAAGGTGTTGGAATAGCACTACTTAGAGGATCAACTCTTTATAATATGCCTGGAAGTAAGATAAATGTTACAGCAGATGACGCCTATGGTATAGCATATGTAGGTTCTGCAGGTCCTGGTTCAGTAATAGTGAACTATGGAGATTTTACTTTAAATCCTGAAAATACAAAATATGGAGATATTATTAATGTAACAGGAAATGGTTCTAAAGCAATAGCTGGTGTAAGTGCAAATGGCGATAAAGAAATGGGTCATAAATCAGATATTGCAAATTGGAATATAACAAGAAATGACCATGTAGCAATAAAAATACCTGAAGGCTCTTATGATGGAGTAATAACTCGTAATGGTGTAGAGCAAACACCTTTAGAAGTATTTTCTATAAAAAATAGAACAAGAAATGAAATACCTACATCTTCAATAGGTATATACCTTGATACTTCTGGAGTAAATGTTACAAGACCTGTAACAAACTTAGGGTCACTTACAGGCATAGGTATAAAATCAGTAGACTTAATAATAGGAACAGAGGCTACAAATTATACTACAGAAAAAAATATAAAACTTAGTCAAGAAATGATAGAGCCATATAATGATATGATTTTAGAGGCTCAGAGAAAAGGACTTAGAAAATGGGAGATTTATTCAGGTTCATTAACTTGGATGGCTACAGCAGCACAAAATAAGGGCACACAAGTAATAGAAAATGCATATCTAGTAAAAGTACCTTATACAAATTGGGCTGGAAAAGCAAATACACCTCTTGAAGCAACAGACACTTACCATTTTACAGATGGTTTAGAACAAAGATATGGTGTTGATAAAGATGGAAGAGAAAGAGAACTATTTAAGAAATTAAATAGTATAGGTAATGGTGAACATATCCTATTGGTTCAAGCATTTGATGAAATGATGGGTCACCAATATGCAAATATACAACAAAGAATACACTCAACAGGAAGAATACTTGATAAAGAATTTGACTATCTAAAAGATGAGTGGAGAACAGCGTCTAAGGATTCAAATAAGATAAAAGTATTTGGAATGAGAGGAGAATACTCAACTGATACAGCTGGAGTAATAGACTACAAGAACAATGCTTATGGAGTAGCTTATGTCGGAGAAAATGAAACTATAAAACTTGATAAGTCTAGTGGTTGGTACACAGGTTTAGTTCACAATAAATTCAGTTTCAAAGATATAGGAAATTCAAAAGAAGAAATGTTACAAGCTAAATTAGGATTATTCAAGTCAACAGCATTTGATGATAATGGCAGCTTAAACTGGACAATATCAGGAGAAGCATTTGCAGGTTATAATAAAATGCATAGAAGATTTTTAGTTGTGGATGAAATATTCAATGCAAGATCAAGATACTGGTCATACGGATTGGCGCTAAAGAATGAATTAAGTAAAACATTTAGATTAAGTGAAGACTTTAGCCTAAGAGGCTATGGAAGTATCAAAGCAGAATATGGAAGATTCCAAAAGATAAAAGAAAAATCAGGAGAAGTTAGATTAGAAATAAAGTCTAATGACTATATTTCTGTAAGACCTGAAATAGGAGCGGAATTAATCTACAAGACTCCATTATCAGGAAGAAATTTATTCAATACAAAACTGGGTGTTAAATATGAAAATGAACTAGGAAAAGTTGGCAATGCTAAAAATAAAGCAAGGGTAGCATATACAAAAGCAGACTGGTTCAACATAAGAGGAGAAAAGGAAGATAGAAGAGGAAGTGTCGGAGTAGATTTAAGCTTAGGCTTAGATAATGAAAGATACGGAATCACAGCAAGCATAGGCTATGATACGAAAGGAAAGAACAAAAAAGCTGGACTTGGTTTAAGAGTTATCTTCTAATAAAAAGACCTATAATTTTAAGAAAAAAGAGTTCTGGAAGAAATTCCAGAATTCTTTTTTTGTATTTAGAAAAGTATAAATTAAATGTATTTTTAATTTTAGTATAAAAGGAGCATTTTTTATCTGAAAAATACTTTAAAAACATAGAAAAATAAAATAAAAACTCTTTAAAAATTTGAAATAATATTATATAATAATATTTAAGAGTTTTATAAAAAATAAGTAGAAGAGGTGAGAAAAGAGTAGAAATATTATATGAATTTTCGGAGAAAACTATAAAGAGAAATAATTCAGCACAGCAATAATAGATTACAAATATAGAATAGAAATTTTTTATTAAAGAAGAAATATGGGGGAAATATGAAAAATCAGTTAAAAGATGTAGAAAGAAACCTACGGTATATAGCAAAGAGAAATAAAGGTATAACATTTTCAATAGGTTTAGCTTTAATGTATCTAATGCTAGGAATAAATGCATTTTCTGAAGAAATAAATACATTAGAAAATAATACCGCAGTTGGGACTAGGAAGGAAATTAGTACTTCAACAGATAATTTAAGTGAGTTATTGAGAAAAATTAAAGAAGAAAATGAGAAAAAATTAAAAGGAGCACAGTTAGAGCTAGTTCAACTTATGGAACAAGGAGATCAGGTAGTAAAATCTCCTTGGTCATCATGGCAATTTGGTATGAACTATATGTATGAAAGTTGGGGAGGAAGCTATAGAGGCAGAGGAGATAAGGCAAAGAAATATTTTTATAATGGTATTTTTGTTAGATCGAATTGGAAGTTAAGAAATGCTTCTGATATAGCTGAAAATAGAGGTATTGGTGGAGCACCAATAACACCTGGGAATGAAAATATAGCTCATTGGAAAGATGATAGTAACTCTCCAAGTGGTGGTAAAAAAATAGAAAAAGACCTTTCACTAAATTCTTCAACTAATGGTAAAGAAAGTTGGGGACTAGTAGATTTAAGAAAAATACAGGAGCCTATAAATGAAATTGAAATTTTAGCTCAAATTTCTCCTAAAGAAATAAAAAAGCAAGCAATTTCATTGGATATAAATGTGCCAACTGTGGATACTTTGGAAGCTCCAGTTATAGATCCTAAAGTAAATACACCGCTTGATGCACCGGTAATTAAAACTCCGGTAGTGGAAGCAGTTACTATTAATCCTTTGGTTATAGCATCACCAGAGGCGCCAGGGGCTCCGACAGCACCGGTTATTGATATAAGTATCACAAAACCAGATGCACCAACAGCCCCAGAAGCCCCAGGAGCCCCAAAAGTTCCAAATATTTCAGTTACACCTAGTAGCCCAGGTAGTCCAACAGCACCGACAATTATTATAAATGTTGAAGCACCACCTATTAAAGCACTAACTATAGCATCGCCATCTGCAATAACAGCACCAACTGTAGTATCACCAGTTATAAAACCGGTTGACTTTGTAATTGATCCTTCTGGAGATTCAAGATTATATAAATTTTCAAGATGGAGAAATGATTTAATTCCTATTAATCTAGATGTTACAGCTTTAGCAAATAGAGATTATATAACTTTAAATAATTCAACTGGGAATGTTGAAAGTCCAACTAATCAAATTATCAATGTCACTGTAGATAATAACAGAGCCTTAGTTGTAGATGAAGCACAAAACGGAGCAAAAGTAACTTATAAAGGGACAATAAATTTAACAAAGAAAAAAAATGTTGGTATAGATTTACAGGGAACACATCAAGGAAGCAAAATGGCTCCAGCAATGCTAACAGTTATAAATGCAGGAACTATAGTTGGTCATGCTAAGGATGGAGCTAATAATAATGAAGAACACATAGCTTTTGGATTTAATAATGCAGATGCCTCTAATAATACTACCATGTCGCATATGATAAATGATGGAACTATAACTTTAAATGCACCAACTAGTGCGGGAATTCAGTTAAAACCTGAAGATCCTCATTATTGGGATCCTGTTAATTGGCAAATAGCTCCATTAAGAATACAAAGTAAAGCAACTAAAAGAATAACAGGAAGAGTATTAATGAAGGCTGATAATAAAAGAGAATTAAATATAAAAGGAATAAATAGTTTTGGTGTATTAACTATTTTTAATGAAGGAGTTCCTAAAAGTATGTTTAATCCTGCCTATGCTTCAAATCATGAAAGTTTAAAGGCTGAGAGATTGTATGATGGGGAGAGAGTTTTACCTGGTGGGGAAATTGGAAGATCTGCTTTATCAGA from Fusobacterium russii ATCC 25533 carries:
- a CDS encoding OmpA family protein, which codes for LENLKEFILANDYEVSIEGHTDWIGSNAYNMGLSLKRANSTKEKLIELGLPAERIVGISGEGEEKPIATNETSEGRAQNRRVEFHLEKR
- a CDS encoding autotransporter-associated N-terminal domain-containing protein; this encodes MVKNQLNQIEKNLRYIAKRNKGISYSIGLVLAYLMLGINAFSQDVNTAAVSKQEIGKSADNLTEVLKEIRAENEKKLKGANLELVQLMEQGNQVVKSPWSSWQFGMNYIYESWGGSYKGRGDKKQKYPYEGVFTRSEDIFARSVSPNSKNYAKYIRETRDLELQRLEKLGIDPSKSATTSIRGEQSSYGLESSVLDQEPVATLSLLASVKPRDINKVAPTVNLGTIQGPGEITFNIEPPQVEITIPQIPSVSFNPVRPVKPGLLGVPSGNMKVSAYLNKNDGGAAVRPYPDLITLESTGTVALAGVTGVHANNPGEGLIDGVTASKNKANYALIGTSNGGENFKTYFEFIPTTAGQTATFATDIVIDSIDSSGTGFLKGGSRVGTLDNGSGTIKNEAEVNLAGPMVVGFVAETNSNGVAGERKLLNTGTITDAVESTHYQNEAGLGGLKVPVGGYYSDGSKNDNGGASATTTLTLPGYNEMGTITVTRTPGRGTYNPVTGKWTGRTGGGYVGYKIGLLLTKEDDDGANNYKLENTGNINFAGTNSIGIQIEADDAPNTKVNALNTGKISLGGGNSFGMKLSSRVADNADIIKNTGTITTGSGNSAGIAVIEETNRTGNNSIRAYQGKITNSGTINVNGTSSSGMYLKIKADDDLTNATGGTINVNGTSSSGMSVDLGTADTTAGTAPKVINKAAINVNGDNSIGMVANGAGTQANNNAGATISLNGGKVGRAGMYAASGASITNAGTITGNGSKTVGMVIDDASTGTNTGTINLSGSQLAGVYNENSFSMTAGSINISGTGAGVYATKGTSSTTLSGGNIKATNGGIALYAENGAVIELSNTATVTAGNRGLLFYSNPTNPTTHSGRFRLAGNVKGKVENGGIAFYLKEAYTLADITTSLNTMITKTNPTDTLTVDITGDNSSLFVIKNNSINTATDINLSEVSTPNNFLGPVTLGTVPAGYKILKITGAKLNIDAALGTDVNLDDANHVYQRVAFESSSVDINKNMTGTKANQVAVGQRNSIETANPSKVKIVNNAEVTLSGNNSTGLAVETGEIENKGTVLVNGERSTALYGADGSTVKNTATGTLNVGTKGAGILAQNNLQGTEVSGNINIINEGKIIANTGGEKVIGIHADNTRSKISTIDHKAGAEIDLTNATGSLGVFTTNSQLKVDGLIKVGSGSAGVEARNSKVDVTSGQVELGEKSIAFILKNFGPVAGNPGYFNGTGGSITLNGKDSVAYLFENANVKSGTMPAGNFVDNLTLTHNNNKYTYIYAKDSNLIYENTKTIDTDGSTFVNANNSSVELGAANNLTSAKANVVGVYLKNAVGKSAVNKGTIDFSGDKAVAMYGEGGGELANEKDITVFSNGVALYNKTGSTAVNKATGNIVLDGDYGIGMRSDNADLLASSINKGKIRSSKLRAVGMSASDGANSMLNDVGATIEFTGQQSIGMHTDSLGTAGHEIRNEGTIKLVSATDSTKPNIGIYSEHTKDRIINNSLIELGNQTLGIYSKGGGNINLGANSETKVGTNATAIFSTGGNIDIDNGAKLSVGPKPAKDQESVVLYYSGSNGTITNKTSDITIGDGSLGFVMKGGANNTLNSYNPSNGIVNVGKETVFIYDNSQSTVNNWTNLRSTGDDNYAIYTNGGGRNRGNIDFAQGKGNVAIYSYLHDPNYMNNINAKGEYIAKNVPATYTNDGVINVSASDLTNAFDQKFGIGMGAGYVKERIVINSQGKKEIKRDVLGLGNIENGANGIINVTTPNSIAMYAGGVGSKAVNRGKINLSGPELNVGMFLEDGAVGYNYGEINVGSTEGVGIALLRGSTLYNMPGSKINVTADDAYGIAYVGSAGPGSVIVNYGDFTLNPENTKYGDIINVTGNGSKAIAGVSANGDKEMGHKSDIANWNITRNDHVAIKIPEGSYDGVITRNGVEQTPLEVFSIKNRTRNEIPTSSIGIYLDTSGVNVTRPVTNLGSLTGIGIKSVDLIIGTEATNYTTEKNIKLSQEMIEPYNDMILEAQRKGLRKWEIYSGSLTWMATAAQNKGTQVIENAYLVKVPYTNWAGKANTPLEATDTYHFTDGLEQRYGVDKDGRERELFKKLNSIGNGEHILLVQAFDEMMGHQYANIQQRIHSTGRILDKEFDYLKDEWRTASKDSNKIKVFGMRGEYSTDTAGVIDYKNNAYGVAYVGENETIKLDKSSGWYTGLVHNKFSFKDIGNSKEEMLQAKLGLFKSTAFDDNGSLNWTISGEAFAGYNKMHRRFLVVDEIFNARSRYWSYGLALKNELSKTFRLSEDFSLRGYGSIKAEYGRFQKIKEKSGEVRLEIKSNDYISVRPEIGAELIYKTPLSGRNLFNTKLGVKYENELGKVGNAKNKARVAYTKADWFNIRGEKEDRRGSVGVDLSLGLDNERYGITASIGYDTKGKNKKAGLGLRVIF